The genomic segment GTAGCTTCTCCTCAACTGACCATACCCTTGGATGCCAGGGTTCATCATGGTTCCGGCGTTTATGATACCGGGGAGGTCCCGGATCTCCTGAAACTCACAGTCGCCGGCGGTAAGTCCTATCGCGATCATACTTATATCCATTTCAGGAACAACGCTTCTACAGGTTATGACCTTGAATACGATGCATTGAAACTGGATGGCCTCCTCTATGCACCCCAGGTCTGCTGCCGGGATGAGGAAGGCAATGAGCTGGCAATACATACGCTTCCGGTTGAGGCAGGTGACATGAGCGTAGAGGTTCTGTTTTATACAGGATATGATGGTAATTTTAGTTTTCAGGCATCTGGAATTGAAAATTTTACACCTGAAACCGGCATATTCCTGGAAGATATAAAAACAGGAGACCTCGTTGACTTGAAAGAACAAGCTCAGTACGAATTCGCATATCTTACCGGAGATGATCCTTTGCGTTTTTATGTGCATTTCTCCGGATTAACCGGGTTTATCGAAGATGCTCCAGTTCCCGGGGTTTACAGATCCGGCAGTGAATGGGTCTTCCGGCCGGAATGCCCGGATGCTTTATTGGAGATCTTTGATATGTCGGGCCGGATGTTGTATTCGGAATATTGTGGAAAAAGGGAGTTAAGGTTACCTGCCAATCGGGTTACAGGAATTTGCATTGCCAGATTTACCTGTGGAAGCGATGAACCCATCAGTTTTATTATTTATAACTAAAACCAAAAAAAATGAAAAAGTTACTATACCTTATGTTTTGCCTGATCCCAATGATCATCACCAGTCAGCCGCATCCCGGCTATAACGGGAATGGTGACCCGGCAGGAGGAGATCCCATCGGGGGTGGAGCTCCGGTAGGTGGGATGCTCATTCCTTTCCTGATTTATGGGGCGATATACTTGGTTGTTAAGTATTTTCGCCAGCCTCAGAAGGAAAAGGAAAACAACCGAAAATGCTTATAAATTAATGTTTTCCGGAGCCATGATTGTTTTATTAAACATGTTTTGTTATTAATTCCTGTAAAATCAGTTGACTAATAAAGATTTATTTCATACTTTAGTAAACTGATATTCGTACGCTTTTTTAAGGATTTGTGAATGGTAATCAATTGAAATCAAATGCTTTATTCATTCATGTGTCCTGTATTAAACGATATTTGGGTCACAGTCCTCTAAAAGCAGCGAAAACAATTCTGGCATTTTTATAATCCCTATAGTGGGGAATTACGATTGTAATAATATAAGATGCCGGGTTTTATTAGTTAGGAAATACAATAATGAAATTAACTTAATTGAAACAATATGAAAAGAGCAAAACCAATTCTGGTATTTTTAGTCCTGTTACTTGCTGCCGCAAGTTATCTGCAGGCACAAACCACTTACACCTGGAATGGAAGTGACGATTTCTTCTGGAGTACACCGGAAAACTGGACTCCCAGTGGTCCACCCACGGCTGCGGATGATGTTATTATTCCCAGCGGAACTCCAGATAAGCCTTATTGTCTTGCCGGTGATGCATGTAATTCAATTACCTTTAATGCCGTTTTTCCTCAAAGCGCTACAATCAGGAATTACAGTAACCTGACAATCACTTCGGGAACAGTAACTTACAATCGTTACATAACCTGTCCTTCGCATTATCATTATTTATCTTCACCGGTAAGTTCACCCAATACCTGGGGGGGAGCCGGTGGAATTTTTTCCGATGAGATGCATACGTTTGTCAGGTCGTGGGATGAACCTTCCCAGATGTGGGTGAACCACACAAACGCTCAGGCTCCTGCAGTGTATAAGGGTTATAGCTTTTACAGCGATGGGGATGCCGGTTCGTGTGACAACCTGGCCACTTTTGTCGGTACTCCGGTTCTTCCATTACCCGCAAAAACAGTTACCATTGTAAAAACCCTGAATACGGCCCTTTCAGGATTTAACTTAATCGGGAATCCTTTCCTGGGTGCTATTAATTGTGGACAAATATTTACACAGGGAAGTCAGATTAATAATTTTATTTATATCTACGATGGAGTTGAAGGAGGATACGATAGCTTCTCGAACGATGGAGATCCCGGAAATGATGACTTCACAAATATTAATCCATGTCAGGGATTTTTTGTCCAGAGATCGGGAGGAGCGGGTTCAGGTACTTTTACATATCCGACAGCAGTGTACCACCAAACAGACCCCTTCCTCAAAAATATTCAAGAGCCTGTTAATTACCTCTATGTCAGGGTTAATGGAAATGAAACCTTTTACAGTGATGCCAAGATCATGATCAGATCCGGGGCTTCTGCTGCATTGGATCCCATGGAAGACGGGCATTTCCTCGGAGGAGATGAATTGGCTCCCCAGCTTTATTCCATGACTTCCGATAATTACAAAACCATGCATAATGTCTATCCTCCGGAACCCAATACCGTTGTGCCTCTTGGTTTTTATACAGGATATGACGATTCTTTCACGATGACGTTTTCCTATTTAGAGTCATTTCCACCGGAAACAGGTTTTATTCTTGAAGACCTGAAAACCGGAACCACCCACAATCTCCGCGATAATCCCGAATATACTTTCGCATACACCGTTAATGATGACCCGGATCGCTTCCTCCTGCATATCGATGGTTTAACGGGGATAGATAACCCTGTTGCCCATGAAAATGTAAAAATTATTACTACCGGTAACCAGGTAAACATTCATTCCAACGGCTTACAAGGTGAGGTAATGGTTTATAATATGGTTGGACAGCAGATTCATCATACAGAATTAGCTGGCGGGGAAATTAGTTTCACGGTTGAAAAGCCGGGGATCTATATCGTCAACATTATTTCTGAAGATGCTGAAAGCAACCATAAAATATACATTCATTAAAATCTGATAACTTAAATAACCATACGACATGAAAAAAATATTTAAATACATTGCACTGCTTACTTTCCTGGTATTTCTAAGCGTGGGTCTTGCTGCCCAGCCACAACCCGGCCAGAATGGTGACGGCTCCGGCGTTGGCGGTGATCCCATCGGGGGTGGGGCTTCCATCGGAGGTGGAGTAGCCATACTTCTTTCCCTGGCTGCCGGATATGGCCTGAAAAAAGTATACGACGCACGCCGTAAACTCGACGAATAAAAAATTCAGGGTTAAATGATATATCATGGGTGCTTTCCTGGGATTTCAGGGGAGGCACCCTTTATTTTTATACTCTTACGACCATCTGTAAAGTCGTCCGGCTACGCTGCTCGAGCAACACTCCCTTGTCCTTTACAAGTTTTTCAATCTGTTCCGGAGTATAGTGCCTTAGGGTAATCAACTGAAGACCGGTATTATACCTTACGTTAAAACTCTTGCTAAGGGAAGATATAAGCGGCAGTGTTTTTTCGTTTTCATCAATACAAATGGAGAAACTGATGGCTGAATTCTGCATCATATTGACCCTCACATGATAGCGGGAGATAAAACCGAAAATTGCATAAATATTATCTTCGGCTATAAAAGAGTAATCTTTGGGTGAAATGGAGATTAATGCTTGATTATCTTTGAAAATAAAAGAACTCTCCCGTGCCTCTACAAGTTCTTCCCGTATCTCTGTACCGGGGCTTTCCGGATCCAGGAAGGACTTGACATAAAGAGGAATGCTCTTGTTTTGCAAGGGCTTCAGGGTTTTTGGGTGAATAACGCTGGCACCATAATAAGCCAGCTCGATCGCTTCCCCATAGGATATCCTGTCGATTTTACTTGCTTCAGGTATTCTTTTGGGATCTGCATTCATTAAACCGGGTACATCTTTCCAGATATAACAGGCTTCTGCATCGAGAATGTTTGAAAATATGGCAGCAGAATAATCGGAACCTTCCCTTCCGAGAGTAACCGATTTGCGATCAGTAGTGCCGCCTATAAACCCTTGCGTGATCACCCACTGTCCTTTTTCAAGTACGCCCGGTATCACATCCAGAATTTTTTGTGCACTGATATCCCACAGTACCTTCCCTTCCCGGTAGGTATGATCAGTCAGGATGTATTCCCTCGCATCAAGAAGTTGATGAGGTATGCCCGATTCTCTCATCCAGGAGGAAATGATCTGCGTGGAAAGCAACTCTCCTGCCGGAACGATCAGGTCGTACACATAATCAAACAATAGGTCTTTTGCTGAGTTTTCTTCCTGCTCAGGGTCAATGATGGCTAAAAGTTTATCCAGGATATTCAACACTTCCTTCTGATCAGTTCTGCCAAACAGATCCTGACAAACAGCCAGATGAAAATCCCTGATCTCATGGTATAACTGCATTTTTTCAGGAAGTCCCTGGAAATATGCCCGGGTAAGTGCTTCCAGATGATTGGTTGTTTTACCCATCGCAGACACTACGATCAGTAGCGGTTCGCCACGATATCGGTGTAAAATTTCTGTCATATTTTTTACACCCGAAGCATCTTTTACCGACGCTCCTCCAAACTTGAATACTTTCATACTGGTAAAGATGGGTTATCACTTCCAGCAAAAATAATACTTTTGTAAATCTTTTTGAATTTGGCTTTAACTGTGAAAATCGAAGAATTTACCGGACTCTTTCTCGGCAGCTCAAAAACTACTCAGCTAAGCTCACTTCTATCGAGAAGCGATGCGAGGCACGTTCAGCTAAAAGGCCTCACCGGCTCCGCACCCGCACTTTTGCTGTCTGCCTTATCCGGTGCAGTTGATGGATGTCATCTGATAGTATTGAATGAGAGGGAATCGGCTGCGTACTTTTTTAATGACCTTGAAAACATTGCCGGAGAAAAAGATGAAGTGTTTGCACGAAAGAAAATTTTGTATTATCCGACATCCTACAAAAGGTCCTCTGATTACGACCAGGCCGACAAATCCAATGCACTGGCCAGAAGTGAAGTTTTTAACAGGTTATCTGGCTCTGCCCGCCGTAAGATCATTGTAACCTATCCCGAAGCCCTTGCCGAAAAGATCATTACCCGCCAGCGCCTGGCTAAATATACCCTTAAACTTAATACCGGCCAGGATACATCCATGGATGATCTCATCGATATCATGAATGATAATGGATTTGAAAGATCCGACTTTGTGATTATGCCCGGACAATTTGCTGTCAGGGGAGGTATTCTCGATGTTTTCTCCTATTCCAACGATTATCCTTACCGTATCGAATTCGCCGGTGACGAGATTGAGTCTATCCGGACTTTCGACCCGGTTACACAGCTTTCACGGGAAAACTTTAACCGGATCACCATCCTGCCCGATGTGCACAAAAGAGAAGTTACCGAACGGATGGCAACCTTTTTTGAATTCCTTCCCGCTAACAGCATGGTGTGGATGGAGGATATTCAGATGTTTTTAGATAGTGTCGAGTCGGAAAGACAAAGAATAGTAAAGATCCGTGATTCGATTATCCATGATGAATTTATTCCTGATGCAAATACTTCGCTGGCCAGCCAGGATGAGCTCCTAAATGACCTCGGGTCACACAGGGTTATTGAATTCGGTAAACGTTTTTATCGTAAGGGTGTTCCGGAATTTACCTTTAACCAATCGCCCCAGCCATCCTTTAACAAAAACTTTGAACTCCTTATCCGCGACCTTGCCTCCAATACCTCCAAAGGCATGCGGAATTTGATCCTTTCGGACAATCCCAGGCAGATTGAACGCCTCTATGCCATTTTCGAAGATATTCAGGCAAAATCAACCGCTGAAACACAATTCGAATTTGACACTTTGAATCTCAGTCTTCATGAGGGTTTCCTGGATTATGACCTGAAAATAGCCTGTTATACCGATCATCAGATTTTCGACCGTTATCACCGGTTTTATTTGCGCGATTCATTTTCCAGGAAGGAATCCATTACGCTGAAAGACCTTTACGATCTCAAACCCGGTGATTATGTCACGCATATCGATCATGGGGTAGGCAGGTTTGATGGACTGGAGAAGATTGACAACAATGGCAGGCAACAGGAAGCCATACGCATTATCTACCAGAACACCGATTTGTTGTATGTCAGCATACACTCTCTTCACCGTATAGCTAAGTATGTTGGTAAAGAAGGAACTCCTCCCAGACTCGACCGGCTTGGATCAAATTCCTGGAATAAACTGAAAGCCAAAACTAAAAACAAAGTAAAGGATATTGCCAGGGATCTGATTAAATTATATGCCGAACGGCGGGCTTCCAATGGACATTCTTTTGCTCCCGACACATATTTGCAGACGGAGCTGGAAGCTTCTTTTATCTATGAAGATACACCCGATCAGTTCAAAGCAACCCAGGATGTGAAAAGAGATATGCAACAAAGTTACCCGATGGATCGCCTTATTTGTGGTGATGTGGGTTTTGGGAAAACCGAGATTGCCATCCGGGCCGCCTTTAAGGCAGTGGCAGACAGTAAGCAGGTGGCTGTCCTCGTTCCAACCACCATCCTGGCATTGCAGCATTATAACACGTTTAAGGAAAGATTAAAGGAGTTTCCGGCAAATGTGGAATACATGAACCGCTTCAAATCGCCGAAAGAGCAAAAGAAAATCATTGAAAGCACGGCAAACGGAGCAACCGATATTCTGATAGGGACACACAGGCTGATCAGCAAGGATATCCGGTTCAAGGATCTCGGTTTGCTTATCATCGATGAAGAGCAAAAATTCGGAGTAGCTGCAAAGGAAAGACTGAAAGCCATACGGGTGAATGTGGATACCCTGACGCTCACGGCTACACCTATTCCGCGCACTCTGCAGTTTTCTCTCATGGGAGCCCGCGACCTTTCCATTATTAACACACCACCACCCAACCGCTATCCGGTTCAGACAGAAATAAGGAGTTTCGGCGAAGACCTGATACGCGAAGCAATTTATTACGAGATTGACCGCGGGGGGCAAGTGTTTTTCGTTCATAACCGCGTGCAAAATATTCAGGACGTGGAGCAGATGCTGCACAAATTCTGTCCGGATGTCAGGATCGCTGTGGCCCATGGGCAAATGGAAGGACATAAACTGGAGAATGTCATGCTGGGCTTTATTAACCAGGATTACGATGTCCTCCTGGCAACAACCATTATTGAGTCCGGACTGGATATTCCGAATGTGAATACCATTATTATTAATGATGCACACAATTTTGGTTTGAGCGATCTGCATCAACTCAGAGGAAGGGTTGGCCGGACCAACAAGAAGGCTTTTTGTTATCTGCTTACCATGCCTTTATCGGCTTTGACCCCTGAAGCCAGAAAAAGATTAAAAGCCATTGAGGAATTTTCTGATCTGGGAAGCGGATTTAATATCGCGATGCGTGATCTTGATATTCGCGGTGCAGGGAATATCCTTGGTGCAGAACAAAGCGGGTTCATTTCCGAAATCGGCTTTGAGATGTACCAGAAAATACTGGATGAAGCCATCCTGGAACTCAAAGAAACAGATTTCAAAGAGTTCTTTAAGGAAGAACAGGCTGGCAGAGACCTTGTTTCCGACTGCCAGATTGAAACCGACCTTGAATTGCTGATCCCTGATCACTATGTTACCAATATCGCAGAAAGACTGAGCTTATATCGGACTCTCGATAATGCTGACAAAGAATCGGACCTGGAAGAGTTCCTACAAGCACTCCTCGACCGGTTCGGCCCCGTTCCGGATTCTGTCAAAGGGCTCGCTGATGCTATCCGACTGCGCTGGCTTGCGAAAAAAGCCGGATTTGAAAAGATCATCCTGAAAAATCAGCGCATGATCATACAGTTTATTTCCAACCAGGATTCACCATATTACCAAACCTCTGTTTTTACCGGTATCCTGAAATATGTGCAATCAAACCCACGTAAATGCCTTATAAAAGATAAAGGAGAAAAGCTGTTTCTTACCCTTTTTGAGATCCGGTCGGTTATGCAGGCAATGGAAGAGGTCAGGGAAATGTTGAAGCCTTAATCCAGTTGCTTTGCCAGGAAAAGATATACAGGGAAATGATCTGAATATCCTCCCAGGTAAATTCCGCTGCCGAATGTCCTTAGCGGATAGCCTTTATACCGGCCTTCCTGTTGTATCAGAAAATCTTTTGAAAAGATAACGGGCTTTAAAAGTTTATATTTATTTGATTCAGCGTTGACAAGCGATTCCGATATAATGATCATATCGAAAAGATTCCAGACATCACGGTAAGCAGTAGTGCCTATCCCTTTTCGGAATAAGGGTTCAAACGGATTATAAAGGCTTTCCGGTTGAAGATCATCGGTCTCTCCATCTACCCTGAGATATTTCTTTACGCTTGCATCGGTTGGATTGTCATTCAGGTCTCCCATTACCACGATCCTGGCATTCTTATATATATCTATTAATGAATCGGCAATGGCCCTTGTCAGCTGGGCGGCCGCTACCCTTCTCGGTTCTGACCTTTCTGTCCCACCTCGCCTTGAAGGCCAGTGGTTGACAATAATATGTATAGTGTCACCATCTAATATCCCGGTTACAACCAACTGGTCCCTGGTCTTAAAATCCGGTGCATCTGTAAAGACAAGTTCATGGGATTTTGAATTGAGTACGGTGAAGTACCTGGGCTGATAAATTAATCCTACATCAACCCCACGGTAATCCGGAGAATCAAAATGAACGATCTCATATTTCCGGTGTTTTAAGTGCTTTGTTTTAATAAGTTCTTCCAGGACATATCGGTTTTCTATCTCACTGAAACCCATAATTGCAGCTCCATCCGGGGTGATTTCAGTTCCCAACAGGGAAACTACATGCGCCATGTTGTCGAGTTTTTCTCTGAAACGCTTGTCTGTCCATGCATTGGCTTTGTCGGGTAGAAATTCTTCATCGTTGGTTAGTGGATCATTGATGGTATCAAACAAGTTTTCCAGATTATAAAAACCGATACAAGCGACCCTGTATGTTGGTTCTTTTTGACCCCATACTATTATAGATGTTCCTAATAACAAGGCTAATATGATTCCGGAGACTCTGTAATAATGCATCACAATTTTATTATTTGCCAACAAAAATAAGATTTCCCATTAAGAATAGAGTATTATTATTATGCTGATTTATTTACTTTTGTCGTGATAAGTTAAAATCAAAAACCTCCATTCTTATATGAAATGCACATGGTTTGCAAACACAAACACTGAAACTAATAATATGTTACATGTGGGTTTCAGCATACCATTAAATTAAGAACATAATATGATGAAAATAAGGGATACGCTGTTCTTTCTGCCATTGTTTTTACCGTTTTTCCTTAATGCCCAGCAGGATACGGTTCCTGCTGCTGCAGAAAAGGACCTGACCTTGCCTGTTTTTAATCTTTCATCGCTTGAAGTGGATGAAGGAGGACAAAGCCAGGATATTTCCGGATTGCTGCAATCATCTTCCGACGTTTTTGTATCAACGGCCGGTTATACCTTTGGTCCGGCACGTTTTCGTATCCGTGGTTATGATTCGGAGAATACTGCAGTAATGATCAATGGAGTTCCGGTGAATGATATGGAATCCGGCTGGGCTTATTGGTCGTCATGGGGTGGTTTGAATGATGCTCTGAGAAATCAGGAAGTTAATACGGGTATTTCTCCTTCATCATCGGCCTTTGGTGGGCCCGGTGGTGTGACAAATATCGCTACCCGTGCATCTGGTTTTGCCAAAGGAGTTAAAGTGAGTTATGCCCTTGCCAACCGCACCTACCGTAACCGCCTGATGGTAACTGCTTCTACCGGTGTGATGAAGAATGGCTGGTCATTTGTTGTTTCGGGTTCACGCCGGTGGGCACAGGAAGGATATGTGGAAGGAACTTTTTATGATGCCTGGAGCTACTTCCTTTCTGCAGAGAAGAAAATTAACAATAAACACAGTATAGGTTTTACAGGTTTTGCTGCCCCCAGTCAGAGGGGAATGGCCGGCGTTTCCGTGCAGGAAGCCTATGATCTTGCCGGATCAAATTATTATAATCCTAACTGGGGCTACCAGGATGGTGAAGTGAGGAATGCCAGGGTAGGCAATTACCACCAACCTATGATGATACTGAGCCATTACTGGAAAATTTCCCAGGAGAAGAAACTGAATACATCTGTTTATTATTCTTTCGGTAGAGGTGGAAGCACCGCTCTTAACTGGACCGAAGCAGGAGATCCAAGACCGGATTATTACAAAAACCTGCCCAGCTATTTTTACTATCTGAATGAGTATGATAAATATGAGTATTATCAAAATCAATGGCAAACAAGCGAAGAGTTCCGGCAGGTGAACTGGGACCATATGTATTTTGCCAATAGCAAATACCTTTATACTGTTAAGGATGCCAACGGGATTTCCGGTAACGACATGACAATTTTACGATCAAAATATATTATCGAAGACCGTAGAAACGATAA from the Bacteroidota bacterium genome contains:
- a CDS encoding aspartate kinase, which encodes MKVFKFGGASVKDASGVKNMTEILHRYRGEPLLIVVSAMGKTTNHLEALTRAYFQGLPEKMQLYHEIRDFHLAVCQDLFGRTDQKEVLNILDKLLAIIDPEQEENSAKDLLFDYVYDLIVPAGELLSTQIISSWMRESGIPHQLLDAREYILTDHTYREGKVLWDISAQKILDVIPGVLEKGQWVITQGFIGGTTDRKSVTLGREGSDYSAAIFSNILDAEACYIWKDVPGLMNADPKRIPEASKIDRISYGEAIELAYYGASVIHPKTLKPLQNKSIPLYVKSFLDPESPGTEIREELVEARESSFIFKDNQALISISPKDYSFIAEDNIYAIFGFISRYHVRVNMMQNSAISFSICIDENEKTLPLISSLSKSFNVRYNTGLQLITLRHYTPEQIEKLVKDKGVLLEQRSRTTLQMVVRV
- a CDS encoding endonuclease/exonuclease/phosphatase family protein; protein product: MHYYRVSGIILALLLGTSIIVWGQKEPTYRVACIGFYNLENLFDTINDPLTNDEEFLPDKANAWTDKRFREKLDNMAHVVSLLGTEITPDGAAIMGFSEIENRYVLEELIKTKHLKHRKYEIVHFDSPDYRGVDVGLIYQPRYFTVLNSKSHELVFTDAPDFKTRDQLVVTGILDGDTIHIIVNHWPSRRGGTERSEPRRVAAAQLTRAIADSLIDIYKNARIVVMGDLNDNPTDASVKKYLRVDGETDDLQPESLYNPFEPLFRKGIGTTAYRDVWNLFDMIIISESLVNAESNKYKLLKPVIFSKDFLIQQEGRYKGYPLRTFGSGIYLGGYSDHFPVYLFLAKQLD
- a CDS encoding T9SS type A sorting domain-containing protein, whose amino-acid sequence is MKRAKPILVFLVLLLAAASYLQAQTTYTWNGSDDFFWSTPENWTPSGPPTAADDVIIPSGTPDKPYCLAGDACNSITFNAVFPQSATIRNYSNLTITSGTVTYNRYITCPSHYHYLSSPVSSPNTWGGAGGIFSDEMHTFVRSWDEPSQMWVNHTNAQAPAVYKGYSFYSDGDAGSCDNLATFVGTPVLPLPAKTVTIVKTLNTALSGFNLIGNPFLGAINCGQIFTQGSQINNFIYIYDGVEGGYDSFSNDGDPGNDDFTNINPCQGFFVQRSGGAGSGTFTYPTAVYHQTDPFLKNIQEPVNYLYVRVNGNETFYSDAKIMIRSGASAALDPMEDGHFLGGDELAPQLYSMTSDNYKTMHNVYPPEPNTVVPLGFYTGYDDSFTMTFSYLESFPPETGFILEDLKTGTTHNLRDNPEYTFAYTVNDDPDRFLLHIDGLTGIDNPVAHENVKIITTGNQVNIHSNGLQGEVMVYNMVGQQIHHTELAGGEISFTVEKPGIYIVNIISEDAESNHKIYIH
- the mfd gene encoding transcription-repair coupling factor, translated to MKIEEFTGLFLGSSKTTQLSSLLSRSDARHVQLKGLTGSAPALLLSALSGAVDGCHLIVLNERESAAYFFNDLENIAGEKDEVFARKKILYYPTSYKRSSDYDQADKSNALARSEVFNRLSGSARRKIIVTYPEALAEKIITRQRLAKYTLKLNTGQDTSMDDLIDIMNDNGFERSDFVIMPGQFAVRGGILDVFSYSNDYPYRIEFAGDEIESIRTFDPVTQLSRENFNRITILPDVHKREVTERMATFFEFLPANSMVWMEDIQMFLDSVESERQRIVKIRDSIIHDEFIPDANTSLASQDELLNDLGSHRVIEFGKRFYRKGVPEFTFNQSPQPSFNKNFELLIRDLASNTSKGMRNLILSDNPRQIERLYAIFEDIQAKSTAETQFEFDTLNLSLHEGFLDYDLKIACYTDHQIFDRYHRFYLRDSFSRKESITLKDLYDLKPGDYVTHIDHGVGRFDGLEKIDNNGRQQEAIRIIYQNTDLLYVSIHSLHRIAKYVGKEGTPPRLDRLGSNSWNKLKAKTKNKVKDIARDLIKLYAERRASNGHSFAPDTYLQTELEASFIYEDTPDQFKATQDVKRDMQQSYPMDRLICGDVGFGKTEIAIRAAFKAVADSKQVAVLVPTTILALQHYNTFKERLKEFPANVEYMNRFKSPKEQKKIIESTANGATDILIGTHRLISKDIRFKDLGLLIIDEEQKFGVAAKERLKAIRVNVDTLTLTATPIPRTLQFSLMGARDLSIINTPPPNRYPVQTEIRSFGEDLIREAIYYEIDRGGQVFFVHNRVQNIQDVEQMLHKFCPDVRIAVAHGQMEGHKLENVMLGFINQDYDVLLATTIIESGLDIPNVNTIIINDAHNFGLSDLHQLRGRVGRTNKKAFCYLLTMPLSALTPEARKRLKAIEEFSDLGSGFNIAMRDLDIRGAGNILGAEQSGFISEIGFEMYQKILDEAILELKETDFKEFFKEEQAGRDLVSDCQIETDLELLIPDHYVTNIAERLSLYRTLDNADKESDLEEFLQALLDRFGPVPDSVKGLADAIRLRWLAKKAGFEKIILKNQRMIIQFISNQDSPYYQTSVFTGILKYVQSNPRKCLIKDKGEKLFLTLFEIRSVMQAMEEVREMLKP